A window of Micrococcus endophyticus contains these coding sequences:
- a CDS encoding acyl-CoA thioesterase: MDTSTAPGADHGRAADDISYRTRKWVKPEDLNANGTLFGGSLLRWIDEEAAIYAIIQLGNPRSVTKLISEINFRSSARQGDMIEMGLRAVKFGRTSLTMRAKVRNIISGEVILTIEEIVFVSLDEDGNPVPHGYTDITFDRDRLPQDTAR; the protein is encoded by the coding sequence ATGGACACCTCCACCGCCCCGGGCGCGGACCACGGCCGCGCCGCCGACGACATCTCCTACCGCACCCGCAAGTGGGTCAAGCCCGAGGACCTCAACGCCAACGGCACCCTCTTCGGCGGGTCCCTGCTGCGCTGGATCGACGAGGAGGCGGCGATCTACGCCATCATCCAGCTCGGCAACCCGCGCTCCGTGACCAAGCTGATCTCCGAGATCAACTTCCGCTCCTCCGCCCGCCAGGGGGACATGATCGAGATGGGCCTGCGCGCCGTGAAGTTCGGCCGCACCTCGCTGACCATGCGGGCCAAGGTCCGCAACATCATCAGCGGCGAGGTCATCCTGACCATCGAGGAGATCGTGTTCGTGTCCCTGGACGAGGACGGCAACCCGGTGCCCCACGGCTACACGGACATCACCTTCGACCGCGACCGCCTCCCGCAGGACACGGCGCGCTAG
- a CDS encoding SGNH/GDSL hydrolase family protein — protein sequence MTQRRTRWRSAASQDAEYRAHWKAAASADVGTPDALTWAVLGDSAAVGVGAARVEESYVAQVAAGVAERTGRPVRVLNLAVSGATAAHVLADQLPLLPADGVDAVTCVVGGNDVAWPVRFRVDRFAAPLEEVAQRLPAGATLGTVPVFRIPPYESRVECANAAVRVIAARHGLGVADVHAATRRTSLRHQVSMLSHDLFHPNGAGYRDWARAVLPEVLRQVRGEAPTH from the coding sequence ATGACGCAGCGACGCACGCGCTGGCGCAGCGCCGCCTCCCAGGACGCCGAGTACCGGGCGCACTGGAAGGCGGCGGCGAGCGCCGACGTCGGGACCCCGGACGCCCTGACCTGGGCGGTCCTCGGCGACTCGGCCGCCGTCGGCGTGGGGGCCGCGCGCGTGGAGGAGTCGTACGTGGCGCAGGTGGCCGCGGGCGTGGCCGAGCGGACCGGCCGGCCCGTGCGCGTGCTCAACCTCGCGGTCTCCGGCGCCACCGCCGCGCACGTGCTGGCGGACCAGCTCCCCCTCTTGCCCGCGGACGGCGTGGACGCGGTGACGTGCGTGGTCGGCGGGAACGACGTCGCCTGGCCGGTCCGCTTCCGCGTGGACCGGTTCGCGGCCCCGCTCGAAGAGGTCGCCCAGCGCCTGCCCGCGGGCGCGACCCTCGGCACCGTCCCGGTGTTCCGCATCCCGCCGTACGAGTCGCGCGTGGAGTGCGCGAATGCGGCCGTCCGCGTGATCGCCGCCCGCCACGGCCTCGGCGTCGCGGACGTGCACGCGGCCACCCGGCGCACCTCGCTGCGCCACCAGGTCAGCATGCTCTCCCACGACCTCTTCCACCCCAACGGGGCCGGCTACCGGGACTGGGCGCGCGCCGTCCTGCCCGAGGTGCTGCGCCAGGTCCGCGGGGAGGCGCCGACGCACTGA
- a CDS encoding recombinase family protein, protein MVGQTVAYVRTSSADQNLDRQLEAVGECDRIFQDKISGSSRAKRAGLAELMTYVREGDLVKVASMDRLGRDTRDLYAIVDELTAKGCAVQFVSERITVDKSGTSPVDGLMLGILAAFAEFERRRIKERQAEGIALAKARGKYVQVPKLSDTDVEQARVMIEMGIPKAEVARTFGVSRQTLYTSLRRQASD, encoded by the coding sequence GTGGTTGGACAGACTGTGGCCTATGTGCGGACCAGCTCGGCCGACCAGAACCTGGACCGTCAGCTCGAGGCGGTGGGGGAGTGCGACCGCATCTTCCAGGACAAGATCTCCGGCAGCTCGAGGGCCAAGCGCGCCGGGTTGGCGGAGCTGATGACCTACGTGCGGGAGGGGGACCTGGTGAAGGTCGCCTCCATGGACCGCCTCGGCCGCGACACTCGGGACCTCTATGCGATCGTGGACGAGCTCACCGCCAAGGGGTGTGCGGTGCAGTTCGTGTCCGAGCGGATCACCGTGGACAAGTCGGGCACCTCCCCGGTGGACGGGCTGATGTTGGGGATTCTGGCGGCGTTCGCTGAGTTCGAGCGCCGGCGGATCAAGGAGCGCCAGGCCGAGGGCATCGCCCTAGCCAAGGCCCGCGGCAAGTACGTGCAGGTCCCGAAGCTCTCGGACACCGACGTGGAGCAGGCGCGCGTGATGATCGAGATGGGGATCCCGAAGGCCGAAGTGGCGCGCACGTTCGGGGTGAGCCGGCAGACCCTGTACACCTCGTTGCGCAGGCAAGCCTCAGACTGA